A region from the Saccharomonospora azurea NA-128 genome encodes:
- a CDS encoding class I adenylate-forming enzyme family protein gives MPTAPRPPGLPTSLRYPDVGVGSILAGAAARYRDRVAFRHRGEELTFAELWEAACRFATALAHRGVGRGDVVALHLPNCLAFPIAYYGTLLAGGTVGPTNPLLPPRALAEQLADCDARVVVTHGGVAESLREADVEIVVTVDPRDSVSLDFHQVVAAAPPTRPDVEIDPQADLAHIGYTGGTTGRSKGVLLTHRNVVANALQYACWGSGGVPSLDDSGEVTVTQIGDETEWPSRLGTGVTLNLTPWFHAMGLGGLNIGVLSGTSVTVHDRFVPRDFVADAERLRVTSLSGAPALYAALLRCEEFHTADLSSVRGLSSGAAPMPRSRGEALAARFPDAVITEGYGLTEATMGVTTNPSWRSGTRKVGTVGVPLFDTEVRIVPVGGDPERDALPPHTPGEVCVRGPQVMQGYHDRPEETAAVLDRGWLRTGDIGVVDDEGFVSIVDREKDVLLYKGYNVYPRELEELLLTVPGVASAAVVGRPAADVGELPVAFVVRSGDADALTAEAILTAVNEQVPPAKRLREAHFVDVIPVSAAGKVLKRELRDRLR, from the coding sequence ATGCCGACCGCACCTCGCCCTCCCGGACTGCCGACGTCGTTGCGCTACCCCGACGTCGGCGTGGGGTCGATCCTCGCCGGTGCCGCCGCCCGCTATCGCGACCGGGTGGCGTTCCGGCATCGCGGTGAGGAGCTGACGTTCGCCGAGCTGTGGGAGGCGGCCTGCCGCTTCGCCACCGCGCTGGCCCACCGGGGCGTGGGCCGCGGTGACGTCGTCGCCCTGCACCTGCCCAACTGCCTGGCCTTCCCGATCGCCTACTACGGCACGCTCCTCGCCGGTGGCACCGTCGGTCCGACCAATCCGCTGCTGCCGCCGCGCGCGCTGGCCGAGCAGCTCGCCGACTGCGACGCACGGGTGGTGGTCACGCACGGCGGTGTCGCCGAGTCGCTGCGCGAGGCCGACGTCGAGATCGTGGTCACGGTCGACCCGCGCGACTCCGTGTCGCTCGACTTCCACCAGGTCGTCGCCGCCGCGCCCCCGACCCGTCCGGACGTGGAGATCGACCCTCAGGCCGACCTGGCTCACATCGGTTACACGGGTGGCACCACCGGCCGGTCGAAGGGCGTGCTGCTGACCCACCGCAACGTCGTGGCGAACGCGTTGCAGTACGCCTGCTGGGGTTCGGGCGGCGTGCCGTCGCTCGACGACTCCGGCGAGGTCACCGTCACCCAGATCGGCGACGAGACCGAATGGCCGTCGCGCCTGGGCACCGGGGTGACGCTCAACCTGACGCCGTGGTTCCACGCGATGGGCCTGGGCGGTCTGAACATCGGCGTGCTCAGCGGCACGAGTGTCACCGTGCACGACCGCTTCGTGCCGCGAGATTTCGTCGCCGACGCCGAACGGCTGCGGGTCACGTCGCTGTCGGGTGCGCCCGCGCTGTACGCCGCGCTGCTGAGGTGCGAGGAGTTCCACACGGCCGACCTGTCGTCGGTGCGCGGCCTGTCGTCGGGCGCCGCGCCCATGCCGAGGTCTCGGGGCGAGGCGCTCGCCGCTCGCTTCCCGGACGCGGTGATCACCGAGGGGTACGGCCTCACCGAGGCGACGATGGGTGTGACCACCAACCCGAGCTGGCGTTCCGGCACCCGCAAGGTCGGCACGGTGGGGGTGCCGCTGTTCGACACCGAGGTGCGCATCGTGCCGGTCGGCGGCGATCCGGAACGCGACGCGCTGCCGCCGCACACGCCCGGCGAGGTGTGTGTCCGGGGACCGCAGGTCATGCAGGGCTACCACGACCGGCCCGAGGAGACCGCGGCGGTGCTCGACCGCGGCTGGCTGCGCACGGGCGACATCGGTGTGGTCGACGACGAGGGTTTCGTGTCCATCGTCGACCGCGAGAAGGACGTCCTGCTGTACAAGGGCTACAACGTCTACCCGCGGGAACTGGAGGAACTGCTCCTCACGGTGCCCGGGGTGGCCTCCGCGGCGGTGGTCGGCCGTCCGGCCGCCGACGTCGGCGAACTGCCCGTCGCCTTCGTGGTGCGCTCCGGCGACGCCGACGCCCTCACCGCCGAGGCGATCCTGACGGCGGTCAACGAGCAGGTGCCGCCCGCCAAGCGGCTGCGGGAGGCGCACTTCGTCGACGTGATCCCCGTGTCGGCGGCGGGCAAGGTGCTGAAGCGGGAACTGCGCGACCGGCTGCGCTGA